ACTTTAATAAATGTATCACCTCAACCGTTGCAGCAAAGGTAAAGTCTGCAGTAATTACCTCATCTCCTTCTTTTAAACCTAAAGCCATTAAAGCTATTTGGAGTGCATCTGTACCGTTAGCACAAGGGATTACGTGCTTTACATCTAAATATTCTTCTAACTCGGATTGGAAAGATTTAACCTCCGAACCATTGATGAACTGTGCCGACTGCATTACATTAAGCACCGCATTATCCACTTCATTTTTAATTTTAAAATACTGGCTCTGCAAATCTACCATTTGTATCTTTCTCATAATATTGAGTTTTATGTATTAAATAGGTTGAGCGACTGCCGTTAAACAATCGCTCTTATCAATTTTTATTATTGTTTATATTTTAGGGAATTTATTTGGATTGGTTTCGTGAAACACCGCATAAACTTCCTCCACTATATCGTCCACAGATGGTTTACTAAAGTAATCTCCATCACTAGCATAAGCTGGTCTGTGGTTTTTAGCCGTAATGGTTACTGGGTCGCTATCCAAATATCTAAAGGCTTTTTGTTTTTCTAAAATTTGCTGAAGAATAAAGGCAGAAGTTCCTCCTTCCACATCCTCATCTATCACCACCAAACGATTGGTCTTCTGAACGCTTTTCGCAATTTCGTGCTCTAAGTCAAACGGAATTAACGACTGAACATCTATCACTTCCGCTGAAATGCCTAACTGCTCTAGTTCTTTAGCTGCCTCCATCACCACACGCCAAGTAGAACCATAAGTAACAAGGGTAACATCTGCCCCTTCTTTCGTTACCTCTATTTTACCCACAGGCACGGTAAACTCGCCTAGGTTGTCTGGCTGTTTTTCTTTTAAACGATAACCATTAAGACACTCCACAATTACCGCAGGTTCATCACTTTGTAACATTGTGTTGTAAAACCCAGCTGCTTTAGTTAAGTTTCTAGGAACTAATACCAAAATTCCTTTGGACAAGTTAAGTATCCCCGCCATAGGAGAGCCTGAATGCCAAATTCCTTCTAATCTATGCCCTCTGGTTCTTATAATTACTGGAGATTTTTGTCCCCCTTTAGTTCTGTATTGTACTGTTGCCAAATCATCACTCATACCTTGCAAACAGTAGAGAATGTAGTCTAAATATTGAATTTCTGCAATTGGACGAAGCCCTCTCATCGCCATACCAATCCCTTGACCTAAGATAGTGGCTTCTCTAATCCCTGTATCTGCCACTCTCGTTGCGCCATACTTCTCCTGCATTCCTTCTAGACCTTGGTTTACATCACCAATGTTCCCTGTGTCTTCTCCAAAAACTAAGGTTTGTGGATATTTTTCAAATATTTTATCAAAATTATTTCTTACCACTACCCTTCCGTCCACTTCTTCGGAATTATCACTATAAATTGGCTTTACTTCTTTTACATTAGTTGCCTTCCATTGAGATTGAGAGTAAAGATGAGATGAATAATGGTCTTGCTCCTGCAATAAAAGCTCTTGATAAGTCTTTTCTAAATCTTTTCTTTCCGCAGAATCTTGCCCTCTTGTAAGCCATAGTGCTTTTCTCATCAGATGGAACACTTCTCTCTTTCCAACTGATATGATTTTACCAAAATCTTGCAATAAAGACTCTACTTGAGTATTTTGAGCTTTAAGTTTTTCTACCGCCGATAGACCTTTATACTTAACAGATTTAATAGCGTTTTGGTAAGCTTCCCACGCTCTTTTTTGTCCTTCCTTAACTTCCTTTTTTGCTTCTTTATCTAAGGCATCTAATTCTTCTGCCGTAGCAAGAATTTCCGCTTGTCCGTCTATTTCTATGCTATAATTGAGTATCCATTCTCTAAACTGTTTAAGACCATCGTACTCTGCTTCCCAATTCAATCGCTCTTCTGATTTGTATCTTTCGTGAGAACCCGATGTGGAGTGCCCTTGTGGCTGCGTAACTTCTTTAACGTGAACTACCACTGGAATGCTTTGATTCCTTGCAAAATCTTCTGCTCTAGCGTAAGCGTCTAACAAAGCTGGATAATCCCACGCCTTTACGGTAATGATTTCGCAACCTTCAGCTTTACCTTCTTTTCTTTGGAAACCTGATAGCATTTCGGTAATATCTGCTTTGGCTCTTTGGTTGTGTGTAGGCACAGAAATACCGTAGCCATCGTCCCAAATACTTACAATCATAGGGACTTGCAAGGCACACGCAGCATTGAGGGTTTCCCAAAAATGACCTTCCGCAGTGGAGGCATCTCCTATCGTCCCAAAAGCTACTTCGTTGCCATTGCGAGAGAATTTTTCTGAACCTTCAAACTGGATTTCTTTATAAATTTTGGAGGCTTGTGCCAAACCTAAAAGTCTAGGCATCTGCCCCGCCGTAGGTGATATATCGGAAGAAATGTTTTTCTGTTCTGTTAAGTTTTTCCAACTGCCATCTTCGTTAAGGCTTCTAGTAGCGTAATGCCCGTTCATTTGTCTTCCTGCCGATGCGGGCTCTCTTTCTACACTTGTATCTGCATAAAGCTGTGCGAAAAAACTCTCTACACTTACGGCTTGTATTGCTAAGGCAAAAGTCTGGTCTCTGTAATATCCCGACCTAAAGTCGCCGTTTCTAAATACCCTTGCCATCGCCAACTGTGGCAACTCTTTACCATCACCAAAGATACCAAATTTTGCTTTTCCTGTAAGCACCTCTCTCCTACCTAGATAGGACATTTCTCGGGAAATTCTCCCTAGTTTATAATCGTTTAAAATACTATTTTTAAAATCCTCAAAAGACACTTTTTGAGACTCTATGTAAGTTGTACTCATAACTCGTTTTGAATTTTGACAAATATAATAATTCTAAATGAAATATTTTAGGGTACTCTACTTTATTCGTATTGAAAAAAATCATCTCCCTCCAATCGTAGATATTTGTTAAGAGAGAAAATGAGTTTGTTGCTATTAAAGGAGGCTATTGATAGGATAATTCTGTAAGGTTACAAGGCTTACTAAAGTATTTTTTTGAATTATTTTCAATTTTATGAATAAAAACTGTTCATTCTTCTATTCCTCAAAGCCGTTTTTTAATTCCTCATTAAAATAATGAGCTCCTCACAATCATTCTTCTATTCCTCACGGTCATTCTTCTATTCCTACAAGCCTTTATTGTATTCCTCACGGCGGTTTTTGTGTTCCTCATTACCATTTTTGTATTCCTACGAGCCTTTATTGTATTCCTCATCGGAAAGAATATTGTTCTTTCTGGGTTAATTTTATTTTGAGTTTTGCTTCAGAATATTTTTAATCTTTTCTATATGCCTTTCCCCATATATGACACAAATTTTAGTGCTAGATACCGAATCTATATCATCAACTACTATTCTGTTTCTGAAATCTTGGACAAAATCTTCAACGAAATACTTTCTTTGTTTTCTGCTTAATGTATTACAGGTGTAGATTTGAGCAATTTCGGTCTCCAAATCGCATTTATCCAACAAAATTTCACCGTATTTTTTTTCAAACTCTTTGACCAATATTTTTGAATTAGTATCTGATACAATATAAGTATTTTTTATCCCCAGTTTTTCGTAAGACGGCTGGTCAATAAGGTTAAGCTCTGG
The genomic region above belongs to Riemerella anatipestifer and contains:
- a CDS encoding alpha-ketoacid dehydrogenase subunit alpha/beta, with the translated sequence MSTTYIESQKVSFEDFKNSILNDYKLGRISREMSYLGRREVLTGKAKFGIFGDGKELPQLAMARVFRNGDFRSGYYRDQTFALAIQAVSVESFFAQLYADTSVEREPASAGRQMNGHYATRSLNEDGSWKNLTEQKNISSDISPTAGQMPRLLGLAQASKIYKEIQFEGSEKFSRNGNEVAFGTIGDASTAEGHFWETLNAACALQVPMIVSIWDDGYGISVPTHNQRAKADITEMLSGFQRKEGKAEGCEIITVKAWDYPALLDAYARAEDFARNQSIPVVVHVKEVTQPQGHSTSGSHERYKSEERLNWEAEYDGLKQFREWILNYSIEIDGQAEILATAEELDALDKEAKKEVKEGQKRAWEAYQNAIKSVKYKGLSAVEKLKAQNTQVESLLQDFGKIISVGKREVFHLMRKALWLTRGQDSAERKDLEKTYQELLLQEQDHYSSHLYSQSQWKATNVKEVKPIYSDNSEEVDGRVVVRNNFDKIFEKYPQTLVFGEDTGNIGDVNQGLEGMQEKYGATRVADTGIREATILGQGIGMAMRGLRPIAEIQYLDYILYCLQGMSDDLATVQYRTKGGQKSPVIIRTRGHRLEGIWHSGSPMAGILNLSKGILVLVPRNLTKAAGFYNTMLQSDEPAVIVECLNGYRLKEKQPDNLGEFTVPVGKIEVTKEGADVTLVTYGSTWRVVMEAAKELEQLGISAEVIDVQSLIPFDLEHEIAKSVQKTNRLVVIDEDVEGGTSAFILQQILEKQKAFRYLDSDPVTITAKNHRPAYASDGDYFSKPSVDDIVEEVYAVFHETNPNKFPKI